The stretch of DNA GCCGAACTTTTCGGTCGAGAATCCTTCCTGCTCGAGGATGAATGCGTACAGCTTGCGCAGGCTCTGATCGTCGTCGACGATCCACACGTGCGGGGGGATCGTCATAGGCCGAAAAGCTCGGGCAACCGATCGCAGACGCGCTTGAGGCCGTCGGCGATCTCGGCGGCAAACTCGCGCTGCAACTCGGGTGAGAGGTTGCGGCCAGGATCGGCCAGGATCTGCGCGTACCCCAGCGCGCTGGCGAGCGGATTCAGCAGGTCGTGCACCAGCCGCGCCCGGGTCTCGGGATCGAGAGTGGTCATGGTTCCAGGTTGCCAGGCTTCGCGGTGGTTGCCTTCCGGTTTTTCAACTGTGACCAATCCGTGATTTTTGAAACGCTTTCGAAAAGAAAGTATCCCGCGCGCGCCACGCGCGTGCCGGTTCAAACGTCGGGCCGGTCCGCGCTAACGTGAGGGCAGGAGGTGCGACATGGACGTCACGACGCTAAGAAAGGTGCCCGAACTGGTCATTCCGATGCCCTCCAGACGCCTTACGAACTACGACTTCGCCGGAGACATCCGCATCGACGGCGATCTGCCCGCCGGAGTCCGCGTGCGGGCCGGCGGCGACGTCCGCGTCTTCGGAAGCGTCACGGGCGGCGAGATCCACGCCGACGGGTCGATCGAGATCACCGGGTCGGTGCGGGTGCACTCCCGCCTCGAGGCCACCGGCGACATCGAGTTCCAGTCCGGGCAGCGGTCGCACGTCCGGTGCGCCGGCAACCTGCGCGTCGCGGGCGAACTGGCGTACTGCGAGACCGAGGTCGGCGGGGTGGCCGCGATCGGCGGCCGGGTGTTCGGTGGACATCTGGTGGCCGACCGCGGCCTGCATGCCCTCGCCCTCGGAACCCGGACGGCGCCGCGCACGCAGGTGATGGTGGTTCCCGAGTGGCACCGCACAGCGCGGATCGCCGAACTGGACGCCGAGATCCGGCGATCCGAGTCCCGGCTCGCCCTCATTCGCGACGCGGCCGAACGCGTCACGTCGCCCCGCGAGTTCAACTACCTGCACGGCGTCGAGACCGAGGTCGAACGGGCGGCGCGCAGCCTGCGCCTGGAGCGCGACGCCCTGGAGCAGGCGACGCGGCTGTCGGTGGCGCCGGCGGTCGTGGTGGAGCAGGGAGTCTTCCCGGGAGTGGAGCTGCAGGTGCAGGAAGCGACGCTGGCCGTCCGGTCGCTGCTGCCGCCCGGGCGCTTCTTCGAGAGTCACGGCCAGATCATGGCCGTGCGCGAGGCCTCGTGATGAAAGCTTCTTCGAATCTACTGGCGATATTCCTGGTGCTATGCCCCGGCCTGACCGCCTGCGGGTCTCCCCTTCCCGCGGCGCTCGTGGCGACGCCCCCTGACCCCGTGGTCGAGCGCCCGTACACGCTCGCCCGCGGGGTCCAGGGAGTGCCTCGGCAGGGCGGGGTCGTCGCCGTGGACGTGGCGACCGGCAGCGTCGCCGACACGTCGCTCCCCGAGGGCGCGACCGTGGCCGACAACGAGTAGGGCCGCGCAAGATCTCCGCCACCCGGCCCGAAATCCTCCCGTATGGATCCCCTGACGCGGGCCGATCGGGCGCGCGCCACCCCCGCCCCCCTGCGGCGCGCCGAGGCGCCGGGCGCTGCGGCGCGTCCCTCCGAGGCCGCGCAGGCCGGTACCCTTGGCGCGGCACCCCCGGCCCTCTTCGGCCCGACGCGCTTCATGGTCGGCGCCAACCTCCCG from Candidatus Tanganyikabacteria bacterium encodes:
- a CDS encoding DUF342 domain-containing protein, which gives rise to MDVTTLRKVPELVIPMPSRRLTNYDFAGDIRIDGDLPAGVRVRAGGDVRVFGSVTGGEIHADGSIEITGSVRVHSRLEATGDIEFQSGQRSHVRCAGNLRVAGELAYCETEVGGVAAIGGRVFGGHLVADRGLHALALGTRTAPRTQVMVVPEWHRTARIAELDAEIRRSESRLALIRDAAERVTSPREFNYLHGVETEVERAARSLRLERDALEQATRLSVAPAVVVEQGVFPGVELQVQEATLAVRSLLPPGRFFESHGQIMAVREAS